A window of the Verrucomicrobiales bacterium genome harbors these coding sequences:
- a CDS encoding 5-formyltetrahydrofolate cyclo-ligase codes for MSGDVLMEKERVRRELNAAANLHSEEERRLASVSLCERLLAAPVWRAAHRILAFHPMRLEPDIRPVLDAALREEKVLALPRFLRAEDRYEPVRVRDLEGDLQAGVMGILEPRAECPVIPINHLDLVLVPGLGFDLRFGRVGRGRGYYDRLLAGLEGGNKCGVTFDWQVILAVPMQAHDVPVDFLVTPTRWLSRVVGERGCE; via the coding sequence ATGAGTGGCGACGTGTTGATGGAGAAGGAACGGGTGCGTCGTGAGCTGAACGCGGCGGCGAACCTCCACTCGGAGGAGGAGCGGCGGCTGGCCTCGGTGAGTCTGTGTGAACGACTGTTGGCTGCCCCGGTCTGGCGCGCGGCCCACCGGATTCTCGCCTTCCACCCCATGCGCCTGGAGCCGGACATTCGGCCCGTGCTGGACGCGGCCTTGCGGGAGGAGAAGGTTCTGGCACTTCCGCGCTTTTTGAGGGCGGAAGACCGGTATGAGCCGGTACGGGTGCGGGATTTGGAGGGGGATCTGCAAGCGGGGGTGATGGGTATTCTCGAGCCCCGAGCCGAGTGTCCGGTTATCCCGATAAACCATCTGGACTTGGTGCTTGTTCCCGGCTTAGGCTTTGACCTTAGATTTGGACGGGTTGGTCGGGGCCGCGGTTATTACGATCGGCTCTTGGCTGGCCTGGAAGGCGGCAATAAGTGCGGGGTGACGTTTGATTGGCAGGTGATCCTGGCAGTGCCGATGCAGGCGCACGATGTTCCGGTAGACTTTCTTGTGACACCCACTCGTTGGTTGTCGAGAGTAGTGGGTGAGCGGGGCTGCGAATGA